In one Grus americana isolate bGruAme1 unplaced genomic scaffold, bGruAme1.mat scaffold_69, whole genome shotgun sequence genomic region, the following are encoded:
- the LOC129200939 gene encoding ubiquitin carboxyl-terminal hydrolase 42-like: MGNDSFTAEGMPSPQRILFPPEKVCMEWRQRQRAGAGLHNLDNTCFLNSVLQCLTYTPPLANYLLSGEHSQACRERGFCMMCIMEAHVNKVLRSSGSAIEPLAVINVLPLIGEHFELGMQEDAHEFLRYTVDAMQRACLSGSSDLDIYSQSTTIIHQIFAGFLRSRVTCLSCKAVSDSYEAFLDVPLDIKAASSVSAALKDFVKPEQLDGENCFKCSKCDKRVAASKRFTVHRPPKVLTLCLKRFDDFIGEKINKVVEYPRYLDLRPYMSETAGEPLLYSLYAVVVHSGVSCGSGHYFCYAKASNGLWYEMDDMHVDLCGIERVLRQQAYLLFYVRVRSKKMPEP, encoded by the exons ATGGGGAACGACTCCT TCACTGCCGAGGGAATGCCTTCGCCACAAAGGATCCTCTTTCCTCCGGAGAAGGTTTGCATGGAGTGGCGGCAACGACAGAGAGCTGGAGCGGGACTCCACAACCTGGACAATACGTGCTTCCTCAACTCCGTCCTGCAGTGCTTGACGTACACACCCCCTCTGGCCAACTACCTGCTCtctggggagcacagccaggcgt gtCGTGAGCGAGGCTTCTGCATGATGTGCATAATGGAAGCACACGTTAACAAGGTCCTGCGTTCCTCAGGCAGTGCCATCGAGCCTTTGGCTGTCATCAATGTCCTCCCAC TAATAGGAGAACATTTTGAGCTTGGCATGCAGGAGGATGCCCACGAGTTCTTACGCTATACTGTCGATGCCATGCAGAGAGCTTGTCTGAGTGGTAGCAGCGA cttggaCATCTATTCTCAATCAACTACCATCATCCATCAAATATTTGCGGGCTTTCTGAGATCCAGAG TCACATGCTTGAGCTGCAAAGCGGTTTCCGACTCCTACGAGGCCTTCCTGGATGTTCCTTTGGATATAAAA GCAGCCTCCTCTGTCAGCGCAGCTCTCAAGGACTTTGTGAAACCCGAGCAGCTGGATGGCgaaaactgctttaaatgtAGCAA GTGTGACAAGAGGGTTGCCGCCTCCAAGAGGTTTACAGTCCATCGCCCGCCCAAGGTTCTCACGCTGTGTCTGAAGCGGTTTGACGATTTCATCGGCGAGAAGATCAACAAG GTTGTGGAGTATCCCAGGTACTTGGATCTTCGCCCCTACATGTCTGAGACAGCTGGAGAACCGCTCCTCTACTCCTTATACGCCGTGGTGGTGCATAGCGGTGTCAGCTGTGGTTCAGGACACTATTTCTGCTATGCAAAG gCCAGCAATGGACTGTGGTACGAGATGGACGATATGCATGTGGATCTATGTGGCATCGAGAGAGTTCTCAGGCAGCAAGCctatttactgttttatgtCAG AGTCCGCTCCAAGAAAATGCCTGAACCctag